In Bradyrhizobium sp. 195, the sequence GGCTGGAGCTGCTGCAGCTGACCGATTCGCGCGATGCCGCCGATCGCGAGGCCGCGGTACCAGAAGATGAAGCCGACGAACATGCTGAAGATCGAGACGTAAGCGAGCCCGATCCAGGCGGGCACGCTGACGCCGCTCCAGGCCGGCGGCCAGGTCCATAGCGCGACCGGCACCATCAGCGGCAGCGCAAGCAGGAGCGCCCAGGAGATCACCTGCCAGCCGCCGAGCCGGCGCGACAGCGCGGCGCCTTCGGCATAGCCGAGCCCGCACAGCACGATGGCGGCGACCATCAGGAGATCGCCGGCAAGCGAGGCCGATCCGTCGCCGGACAAGGCAAAGCCGGCCACCGTGGCACTGCCGAGGATCGCAAACAGCCAGAACAGCGGCTGCGGCCGCTCGCCGCCGCGCAGCACGGCGAAGATCGCTGTCGACAATGGCAAGAGGCCAATGAAGACGATCGAATGCGCCGAGGTGATGTGCTGGAGCGCGAGCGCCGTCAGCAGGGGGAAGCCGACCACGACGCCAATCGCGACGATGACGAGCGAGGCGAGATCCTTTCGCTGCGGCCGCGCCTGACGGAGCAGGCCGAGTACGGCGACAGCGATCAGCGCCGCGATGACTGCGCGCGCCGACGTCAGGAACAGCGCCGAGAAGCCGCCGACCGCCACCCGCGTCGCCGGCAACGAGCCGCTGAAGATGATGACGCCGAGAAGCCCGTTGCCCCAGCCGCTGCCCGCAGATTGCATGTCCGTCCCATTTCCTGGAGTCGCGACATTGGGGCTTCCGCGGTGGCGAGGCCAGTCACAATTTCACAATCTGGCGAAACTGTATGGCGGCGCCGAAATGATCGCCGGTTAGTACAGCGGCTCCTCATACACCGGCTCGCCGTCGAGCAGCAGCCGCTTGATG encodes:
- a CDS encoding DMT family transporter, giving the protein MQSAGSGWGNGLLGVIIFSGSLPATRVAVGGFSALFLTSARAVIAALIAVAVLGLLRQARPQRKDLASLVIVAIGVVVGFPLLTALALQHITSAHSIVFIGLLPLSTAIFAVLRGGERPQPLFWLFAILGSATVAGFALSGDGSASLAGDLLMVAAIVLCGLGYAEGAALSRRLGGWQVISWALLLALPLMVPVALWTWPPAWSGVSVPAWIGLAYVSIFSMFVGFIFWYRGLAIGGIARIGQLQQLQPFFGLALAGLLLHEPVAWSMIAATALVVACVFFARRFA